One window of Candidatus Nanosynbacter sp. HMT-352 genomic DNA carries:
- a CDS encoding dihydrofolate reductase encodes MEKAIIVAYDKNRAIGQNGDMPWGRSLPADLVNFKRLTRNSNVIMGRKTFESIGSRPLPNRENIVISSKPTGVKKVLTAMNLRSALALSRYPTFIIGGSRVYKDALDIPEIDTIYATEVNAEFPDADTFFPEIDMDAWEEVSRAHHSADNENNYDFDFVTYKRK; translated from the coding sequence ATGGAAAAAGCCATTATTGTAGCTTACGATAAAAACCGCGCCATCGGACAAAATGGCGATATGCCGTGGGGGCGAAGTTTGCCGGCCGACTTGGTGAATTTTAAGCGCTTGACGAGAAATAGCAATGTCATTATGGGCAGAAAAACGTTCGAGTCAATTGGTTCGCGACCGCTTCCAAACAGAGAAAATATTGTCATTTCGTCCAAGCCAACTGGCGTCAAAAAAGTCCTTACGGCTATGAATTTACGAAGCGCCCTAGCTTTATCCCGATATCCAACTTTTATTATTGGTGGCTCACGAGTTTATAAAGACGCGCTAGATATTCCAGAAATTGACACTATTTACGCCACAGAGGTTAATGCCGAGTTTCCCGATGCTGACACTTTTTTCCCAGAGATAGATATGGACGCATGGGAGGAAGTAAGTCGCGCACATCATTCGGCAGATAATGAAAATAATTACGATTTTGATTTTGTGACGTATAAAAGAAAATAA